In Natator depressus isolate rNatDep1 chromosome 9, rNatDep2.hap1, whole genome shotgun sequence, a single genomic region encodes these proteins:
- the EIF4A2 gene encoding eukaryotic initiation factor 4A-II → MSGGSTDYSRDHGGPEGMDPDGIIESNWNEIVDNFDDMNLKESLLRGIYAYGFEKPSAIQQRAIIPCIKGYDVIAQAQSGTGKTATFAISILQQLEIDLKETQALVLAPTRELAQQIQKVILALGDYMGATCHACIGGTNVRNEMQKLQAEAPHIVVGTPGRVFDMLNRRYLSPKWIKMFVLDEADEMLSRGFKDQIYEIFQKLSTNIQVVLLSATMPMDVLEVTKKFMRDPIRILVKKEELTLEGIKQFYINVEREEWKLDTLCDLYETLTITQAVIFLNTRRKVDWLTEKMHARDFTVSALHGDMDQKERDVIMREFRSGSSRVLITTDLLARGIDVQQVSLVINYDLPTNRENYIHRIGRGGRFGRKGVAINFVTEEDKRILRDIETFYNTTVEEMPMNVADLI, encoded by the exons ATGTCAGGTGGCTCGACGGATTACAGCAG AGACCATGGCGGCCCAGAGGGAATGGACCCTGATGGTATCATTGAG AGTAATTGGAATGAAATTGTTGACAATTTTGATGATATGAATTTAAAAGAATCCCTTCTCAGGGGTATTTATGCTTATGGTTTTGAGAAGCCTTCAGCTATTCAACAGAGAGCTATTATTCCATGTATCAAAG GGTATGATGTGATTGCTCAAGCTCAGTCAGGTACTGGCAAGACAGCCACATTTGCTATTTCCATCCTGCAGCAATTGGAGATTGATCTCAAGGAGACCCAAGCACTAGTATTGGCCCCTACCAGAGAACTGGCTCAACAG atACAAAAGGTAATTTTGGCTCTTGGAGACTATATGGGTGCAACTTGCCATGCTTGTATTGGTGGCACAAATGTTCGTAATGAGATGCAGAAGCTTCAGGCTGAGGCTCCACATATTGTGGTTGGAACTCCAGGTCGGGTGTTTGATATGTTAAACAGACGATATCTTT CACCTAAATGGATCAAGATGTTTGTCTTGGATGAAGCAGACGAAATGTTGAGCCGTGGATTTAAAGATCAAATctatgaaatttttcaaaagttaaGCACAAATATTCAG GTTGTATTGCTGTCAGCCACAATGCCTATGGATGTCTTGGAAGTGACCAAAAAGTTCATGAGAGATCCTATACGTATTCTGGTGAAGAAAGAAGAATTGACCCTTGAGGGCATCAAACAATTCTATATTAATGTTGAAAGAGAG GAATGGAAGCTGGATACTCTCTGTGACTTGTATGAGACACTGACCATTACACAGGCTGTTATTTTCCTGAATACAAGGAGAAAAGTGGATTGGCTTACAGAGAAAATGCATGCAAGGGACTTCACGGTCTCTGCTCTG CATGGTGACATGGACCAGAAGGAACGAGATGTTATCATGAGAGAGTTTAGATCAGGATCAAGCCGTGTCTTGATCACTACTGACTTGTTG GCTCGTGGCATTGATGTGCAACAGGTTTCGTTGGTTATAAATTATGACCTGCCGACCAATCGTGAAAACTACATTCACAG AATTGGACGAGGTGGTCGTTTTGGCAGGAAAGGTGTGGCTATAAACTTTGTTACTGAAGAGGACAAAAGAATTCTTCGGGATATTGAGACTTTCTACAATACTACAGTGGAGGAGATGCCAATGAATGTGGCTGATCTCATTTAA